The following nucleotide sequence is from Mytilus edulis chromosome 13, xbMytEdul2.2, whole genome shotgun sequence.
TGTTTGATGAAgtcacatataaagaacacaactttctaCAAATTTTTGAAAGGGAAGGAtcaaaatcattagagaaacactTTCCACCCCTATCACTCAGATATTACGATATGTCTCCAATCTCAACAGTTACAATGTATatcttaattatttaaaaagctagGCAAACTTCGCACTTTAAATATCAGAATTTTTAAAACTGTCTTGAGAAGAGAAATATTGTAACACACCTGTTTCAGTGATAAAATCTACAATTATCACCATAGAGAACTGGGGAAATAAATGCACAAGAAAATCTTTAATCAAATGAggcaacacaaaaataaaattcagacaCAAATCCCAATGTGGTCTTTTCCACTGTATTTAATATTTCTATTCATTTCATACATAACAAAGTTTTcaatactaaaattttaaaaacattttggcaTATAAAAGTCATTGACCAGACAATactatcattttcttttctttcctttctttgacattttcttaATTATTCTATCTAATCCATCTTTCTCTTGTTCAATTTGAGCTGCTATTAATGTCAAGGTCGTCTTATGTCTCTCCTGAAAGATAAATACAATTACAGAGGATTCATTATTACTCTTAGGATTTCAATGTTTATGGATATTGTGTGTACAGTGGAACCACGATTCTAATGTTCAAAACATCTAGTATTTTCCATAGGGATGCATGACTTTGTTAAAGACACCAAATGAAAGTGTTTCTCAATTAACGAAAATTGTTGCATCTTTTGGGTAATATTAATTAAGGAAAGTGGaatgatatcatgtttactggaagtggtgcggcctagtaaaaacagcaaacagaaagtagaaaaaaaatgttttgacttcaggattacgtaactttttattcttcatggcatgacccccctttttttcgattaaatcacaaatttcacattagtacatacatgatatgaacatgaattttttttctatagcattttttatttttttttattttcaaagatcagctgttttgcatgtaagcctatggagcagtcaattacaagactgcaacctgcaTAGGGTAATTTTTTCATATGTTCACTGCAAGGAAATAGCTCAAGTAGACTTTTGTGTGCCGAGAATGATAAAAGAttaatatttcttatttaataaaacaattgtatttACTTTCTTTGCGTAATACGAAGTAATTCGGTTCAAGAcctttatttaattattttggcGCCTTTTTCCAATTATCGCGAAAACACCAAAGTAAGTTttacagttatattttaaatacCAGCGCAGACATGCGTGACGAAGATTTTTGGCACGTTGTAGATACGCCTATTCGAGCAGTCCCAAGGTCTGACGAGCACTTTTCTCCAGAGGACGTActttcattattttcaaaaaacaaagCTAGATGCAGCCTTATCCAGACAGAAAAAGGAGATTGTTTCCAAAATTGATCAAAAGCTAAGTTCACAAGCCTTAGAAAACACCAACCGTCCCTCAACCCACACCCATAAATTCAAGTTTGAAGGAAACAGAAAGCAACATTCCTTCAATTCTCTTCACTTTGACGAAATCTTCAAGACAAAATCGTTTATCGAGAGGTATTCCTTGGAAGCCGCTTTAAAGTTGCTGGGGGAGTCAGAAAAGGCCCTGAAAGAGCATAATAAGGTAATAAGGATTGCTGACAAGTACGGGTGGGATATCGTTGAGGAGTACATGGACGACCCTCTTACAGACAATTCAGAAGACGCCACAAAGTTGCGTCAGGCAGAATCTAGAGCCAAGGCAAAACGCAGAGACAAAGCATGTGACAAGCAGAGGAACAGTCCGTACAGCAGAAGTAACAAGTTCGGCAATGGTAATGCTGATCTTTTTCGTAGGCCTGGCACATCATACCCAGAAGACTCACTTAAATGCAGATCTTCCAACACTCCCAGAATGTTTACTCCCAGTCTAAATACTACGGTGGAAAGAAGAGCGACAAGTGCTTCTATTGCAACACTGAAGGACACTTTGCAATAGTCATCTTAAAGATCAGCAAGATTAATCCTAGTCAATTATGATGGGGGATAATCACACCTGCTTGAAGTAACCTTAAGGAATTATCATGATCAGCATGATTAATCCTAGTCAATTATGATGGGGGATAATCACACCTGCTGAATGAAAGCCAAGAGCATACATTTAACTGCCCTCACAAATGCAAGCCAAGAGCATACATTTAACTGCCCGCACAAATGCAAGCCAAGAGCATACATTTAACTGCCCTCACAAATGCAAGCCAAGAGCATACATTTAACTGCCCTCACAAATGCAAGCCAAGAGCATACATTTAACTGCAAGAGCATACATTTAACTGCCCTCACAAATGCAAGCCAAGAGCATACATTTAACTGCCCTCACAAATGCAAGCCAAGAGCATACATTTAACTGCCCTCACAAATGCAAGCCAAGAGCATACATTTAACTGCCCTCACAAATGCAAGCCAAGAGTATACATTTAACTGCCCTCACAAATGCAAGCCAAGAGCATACATTTAACTGCCCTCACAAATGCAAGCCAAGAGCATACATTTGGCTAGAGTAAGATCCGTAGTTGGTTAGACTCCTTCAACACTAAAAAAAGTGTAACAAATACCAATAAACTCGATACTGTTTACAGAAATCAGTACTAATcataacattattttttgtaCTTCCGTTGTTCATGAATGAAGGACGTTGTACGGCAGACAGATCTTCGAATACCGGTGACGTCATTAGCTCCATAGCCACTTATAAATTTATATCGTAATACTTTGATTTCATAGTTCACAAAATAATGAAACTTCACATAAAACGGCTTTCATACCtatttagattttcaaatattatgACCTCGAGGATCACCGAGGAACCATTTGTTGTCGAAATGTTGGTAAGTTGCAGTAAAATTTGTGTTGTTTGTGATATAACAGTGATTTCATTAAACATGGTATGAATAGCGTTTGGAAAGACAATCGAGAGTTTCTAGTGTAGATATAGACGCGCGCACGTCATGTATGTCTGATAAGTCATTGctaaatttaattgatttaaaacaatctaattaaaacaacattttattcaaataaattgaattggattgggcaTCAGGCATAGCCGTTGTAAGCCCTCTCcacaaaaatgaacattttatgataattgaattgtatttttattgaCACTCATCATAGGGGCGACCTATATTTGCGCGGATTTTAAATGACACGCATCACATTTGCGCGGAGAAATGGTATTACGTTTGCGCGAATTTACCTGTAGtttatctgaatttttttttacatgttatttgctattgttttgaacataaattggcaatcataccacatcttattatttcatatattgaTGAACATATATAAGACTTTATTTGTctaaataatcattaaaaagcaccacatttatgtaaaagaaaagttTCTTATAAAGAGACCATTCAAAGTATATAGTCATGCCAAAACATGCAGGTGACATGCGGATGATATCTATACGGGGATCATCTATAGACCAGTCCTTGCCTGGTGTTTGTAACCTAGCGATTTGAGATAGCATTGACGGGAAATTTcaccattttgaaatttcagaaattattgaacgTTAAACTTCATTTTCTCTTTGTCTGTGCGTTTTACGAGGGCTTGGTTATCGTTGTGCCGAATTTTAATGTAAGTAGTCGCCTGAACTTTCATAATAATCTCAACGAAAGCGTAGATGGCTGGATGAGTTGAATAAAACTGCTTGTTGTAAAGGCTCTGAAAAGACTCTGTATTTTGTATAAATCCGCGCAAATATAGTATATTTCCAACAGGTAAATTTTGCGCAAACGTTCTAGATTGTATAATAGATTGTTTCTGACGTCCATTACATGTTTACTAGTATAAgtcacatgttaatatatttgttttattaatgtatttgaTACATTGACATGCTGACGTATATCCGACTTTTCTTTTCATTCGTTGTAACCTTTCCTAAATGTATTTCCTTATtactttaattattgtttgtCAATCATTTAAATATGATCTCTAATATAAACAATATTGGTACATtgcaaatgtaacaataattagatgggattaaaacaaattaaaaggttATAAGGTTATAATAAAGGACAGTATATTTATCAGAACTTGTTAGGTAGATCCTGCTCATTACAAAGATTTTAATCTAAGTACTAGCTACTTATTTGTGCTTTACTAATTTGCTGACATGGATATTATACTATCTATCAGATTTTTGTTTCTATGTTTCATATTGTTATATGACGTTCAATGTCAgagtaaatcaaatataaaacagTTATATAGTGATGTATTTTCAAATTACCAAAAATCAATTGTACCAAATTCTGATTTTTCTTCACCTCTAAATATTACTGTGAGTATATTTTTGATCACCATTACTCGATTTCAAGAGGTTGACCAGACACTTGATCTAGCAGCTGGATTAAGTGCGAGTTGGATAGACGAGGACTTATCTTGGAATCCGTCATCATATGGTAATGCACAAGACATAGTGGTACCTTTGACCGATGTTTGGACCCCAAAGTTTTTACTTGTAAACTCAGTTGCAACATATGAACCGTTGGGTGGAGACAACGCTAACTTTGCTACACTCGAAAACACTGGTGAGGTGGCTATATTTGTTGGCGACGTATTGTCATCTAAGTgtacaacaaatatatataagtttCCGTTTGATTCTCAGACGTGTTATCTGAGATTTTTCGTGTTGAGTATGACATCGAAAACAGTAACATTGAATCCAGCTTCTAATCCTGTTCAACTATCTTTTTTCACACCAAATTCGGACTGGTCATTACAGTCATATAAAGGTGAAACGTCAATTTGGAATGGGTATTCTATATTTACCTTCACACTAACATTACAACGTTCACCTTTATATTACACAGTATTAGTGTGTGTTCCTACTATATTGTTTGGATTACTCAATCCAATGGTGTTTCTACTTCCGGTAGAATCTGGAGAACGAATAGGACTTTCAATAACTATATTACTATCTTATGCAATATTTTTGTCCATGGTACAAACGGCTATACCAGCAACGTCCAATCCAATGAGTCTTCTCTTAATCATAATGGTTGTTACTATATCATTAAGTGGAATCATTCTGGCTTTTACAATTTACATATCTTTGCTTTATCATAGAGATCTAAAGACTAAAATGAATTTTTTCTGGAGGTATATTGGAACAAGAAAAAATACATTAACAGACGTGCAGCCATTTACAAACGATTGTGAGGGAGAGAATATGAAATCGTGGACAGAGACAAGTCCATCTTGGAAGGATGTATGCGAAGGATTAGACAATATTGTGATGGTTATATCATATTGTATCTTATTCATTATCAACTTTGCATATTTTATAGCTGTATTGAGTTGATATCATTTCAATAAGGTTATGTCATAATGTTTCTTATTCATTATCAACTGTGCATATTTTATAGCTGTATTGAGTTGATATCATTTCAATAAGGTTATGTCATAATGTTTCTTATTCATTATCAAATGTGCATATTTTATAGCTGTATTGAGCAAGGAttgggtaattgaaaatgtaatggtaattaagtgtaatgcattttttttaattacaagtaatggtaatttaattaattacattgaaaaggGCAtataatgctcaattacttttgaattacatttgaaTTACATGTACTTCTATAGTGTTAAAGATAAGGAtgtgtgtttaataatataaattgtaaaattatatttatttgtcaaatattgatatcacatactttttttttaatatatgaagtctgtaatttattctgaagtttttatattatttatttgacctacagatttttgttaatagtcttataatttttttttaaatgtgagaATCATATATTAGGGTTGTTCAGATTTCAAGAAAGAGACCttttaactaaatagattgataagtaattaatcaccttttaaaacaaaccaaaaaaatgtGTCACTGtaaaaaatctttatttataGACAgcttatttagaatttaaaatcactgcacacaatcatcatatcattttgttaaattagtatacacaaaaagattatagaaataaaaattaacagctgtaaaaacaaacagcaattaatcaaattaaaatacCCAGGGACAATGCCACTATTACATGTactttatctaattagcaaaatattgctaatatttagacataatatacattgtttgtactaaaaaatattgacaagcacatttataaatatttttaaaaagtaaaaaaaaatatttttaatttatttatattatgtttacttTAAATGACTTCATTTTtgagatgtcaaaataccccttgatgtattggcaagttaatGGGAACTAATACCCTCTCCTATCAATATGCATGATGATCTTCTGATCACTGAACTTATATgttctgatcaagcaatatctgCCATATAAGCTCCTGTCGTAAGACTATTTAGAATTGCTGTCAAAGTGTTCAGACCAGAGAGATTCAGATTAAAtgacataacattaaaataactaatgattatcaaatgcaatgTTTAATCTatgcttacatgaatattttacacatgcattatatatacatgtataatattgtcaaaaaaaatcatgatgaaatgtaatgtgtaatttaattaattactttagtaaagtaattgtaatttaattaatgaCATTTccaaaactgtgtaatgtgtaattagtgtaattgataaTTTTTGCAATGTGATGTGTAATTTCATTAAttcattccaatgtaattgaccccaagtctggtaTTGAGGTGATATCAATTCAATAAGGTTTTGTTCTTTTGTGTCTTTATGATTTATTGTCAACCGTGCATATTTTATAGCTGTATTGAGGTGATATTAATTCAATAAGGTTTTGTTCTTTTGTGTCTTTATGATTTATTGTCAACCGTGCATATTTTATAGCTGTATTGAGGTGATATCAATTCAATAAGGTTTTGTTCTTTTGTGTCTTTATGATTTATTGTCAACCGTGCATATTTTATAGCTGTATTGAGGTGATATCAATTCAATAAGGTTTTGTTCTTTTGTGTCTTTATGATTTATTGTCAACCGtgcatatttcataaataaatcatTGTGATATAATTTCAATAATTATTTCCTTTAATTCGTGTTTTGTTCTCTTGAGTGTTCTCTTTCATACCCCTCCAGAAACTTGTAGTGTCATAGACATTAATGTGATAATGAGTTTACCACTctccccgatttttttttaaaagtttccccttttgtcgtaaataatagttaagagtttttttttaaagtctacaATGCCTTGTCCCCATTTACCTACGAACTATTCCACTTTTCTTTTCACCGAAATATATCCAGATATATTGTCTTTGAATCAACCATTGGACTATAAGTCACATTTAAAGCTTAATaacaaaactaaaatataatgaaataaagtATAACTCGAATTTAACACACACGGTCATCTCAGCGAGCATCTCAGTACTAGAATCTATGACAATCgagtcaattttaattttaaaattatcaattccccTCACCTTAATAGCAATATACCCACTTCACCTGCATAagggatatacatttccaaacttattcggtattcaagagcatgCAGCAACTACTAAAACTtagtaaaacgtcaccagtgtctgaccAGAAAGTTGGTGAACTAGGGGTGTGTCAAAAACGTCTCGTCCtctttctgataaaaaaaaaaccgggtCATCGGAAGGTAataagaccttgttgataaatattctgtatcaacttcacaaataatacatgatggtcctATAGTTTAGATTCTGGGTAGTGTACTGAAGTTGTTTATCATATTTACAACATGTTATAGTATTATTTTATCTGTCTTTATAAATATTACTGTTTTGGTGGTATCCATCTggcgtgactctgtacttatacatcccgtcattttgttattgttcttTGATAATTTCTGTACCTTTTACTTTTGGCTAATTTGCTTTGTCTGTGTGccattttttgtttctttcttgcatgtgacgtggctctgtacttttatatatatctgtttttcaatATAGTGATTACAATAATAAccagtgttgtcaaatcgtacacttttgcctaaccggttactcgcaTAATAGTTcaaccgattaaccggttaaccggtagtttaagtaACTGTTTGAAGGCCTTATCAATAGAACCCTACACatcgatataagaagatgtggtatgagtgtcaatgtgactTCATCTATCCAAGTCATTCATTTACGTTTTTATAtacgatgaattgaagtttgGTCTTTggtattataaggcttgtctgtgaagattcctgtcgaagtttgactttaaataatctAATACATCGTGTCAACTATGGCGTTTGTACtaacttcaaattgaaaaaaaaacaacaaaaaaacgtcttgatctcgtagaattgaatatgtctgaaacagATGATTCTTCCATTTtgtcttgttgtctccgaaaataatgtgaTGTGTTTCAATTAAGATGGATTAATCCTGATATTCCTACCATCAAGTATACATTGATTACATTCACGTTGGTTTGCTTTTTACAGGTTTTGAGTTAGCATTTAGTTTGAAGTATGACAAAGACTTGCACGACGGAgattgcacattcagatgtaggtctacCTAAAATaagatcaaaaatgaaataatgaagtaaatcataAAAGTTAATCGTATGACTGATTAacaattactgttaaaaaaacataaaactaatTATGCTtccttaagatcttgccccgagatttagtttaaacatattttatttgcataagtagcaaaagggattggacacaagttataacaacattagagacgtcctctcccaatataaatataaacacaaagtacattagataatggcgaaaaaaagaaaaaaaaacataatagtaaggcatgtaatacatacttcaaacaaaaattagaaataaaaagaaaaaaatacaatataataaggaataataatgaaacaactggactggagtgaaaggttgtaaagtagaaatttagaacgttaattgattgttttaaatctttgtgttattctgatataagattgtcctgactcaaaaatgtctttgttttgctgaaaagaaaggtcaccgtcaccagctaacagaagctcaatggatatagcTTAACGTTCTAATttagaaaacagtatttctcttgCTTCGTTGTGAAAAGCGCACTctaaaaaatagtgtatactatcctcaatagggtggccacagctgcatgcCGGATTTGCTTTGatattaacacgatgtaaatctgaatttaaagaactgcacatatttctcaaacgtgtatgaatgatattaagttttctatccccacaactaaaataggaaggtggctgtatcaatttggacttcatctttcgtttaaaaatatttatatttttggatgTACGTATGTCGGGGGTAAGTCTATTCGATTCAATAGTAGTGGATGggaaaaaggattttctagttatgtctagtctataaccgggtactacataattattactgtttcgcaaatcgtagttagatacttgaccaacaaGCGGGGGCATTAAATCACAGAGATAATCAGGGGCAGTCCCATTATGTAAAGAATAAAACATATTGAGCTTTCTGGATTTTCTTCTGTCCACAAGCAATTGccagccagtttcaaaatatatggcttcccgactagcaaacacgggcaacccagttactaacctccctgcttctaactgaacatgttctaaattgtcggcttcttgttgagtacaaccatcccataactcacatgcatattccataacgggtcttataaaagttaagtatatacgagcaagataatttctattcaatacatatttcaattttttaagaacatttaatcttgtgcttgcacactttaaaatattttctatatgtgtatggaatttaccattggaatcaaaagtaatccctaagtgtttatgacaggagacaaattctactaattggttttgaaattctatttcaatatcatctggggaagtatggcaggagaatatcatagcctTTGTCTTATTACGGTTaaaattaataagccaatctttagaccatactgaaatttgttctaaatcgctgtttaagacttcctctatagtgtaagggttattgctggaataagaaagagatgtatcatcagcaaacaatcgagttagacttgtcaaattatcagctatgtcatttacataaataagaaatagtaggggacctaatacggagccttgcggaactcctttattagtattatcaaaaggcgaataggcatttgaaacaaaaacgctttgttttctatttgaaatataactttcaaaccatttataTAGATTTCCATCAATACCATACGCTTTAAGTTTTATTAAGAGGCCACTATGCCATACCCTATCAAAAGCTTTCGAGATTTCACATAATATAAGAGATGTTATACAGCGATCATCAAGTGACATGCATATCCTATAGTAAATTTCTATTAGCTGGTGAACGGTAGAATGACCTGGAATAAAACCTgattgaaaggagtaggtccagtaagaccccttttcggccccaaaaattagcagttttacaaaattgttaaaatgtaaatttttagttattttttacaCAGAagaatgattctgctacataaatatgggctgtttgtcacaatacaatgcacatatatcggatacTTGCACCatttagtcatgctaaattactgaaatcttcacaattctagcattttagttaaattttagacggttttcgtgtaaaacgaaagtggccgcattcgtgttcatccttcatattgaaatgtaagttgtattttatgataatacataacatatataaaggttgagggtgaacacggatgcggccactttcatttttgacaaaaaccatctgaaaagtgacatttttcggcatatttggtagatttttcatatttgagcttgaatcggaacgttttaaatgactaaatcaattaaaatctttcacataaactaattgattcaaatgaaatagacacttaagtgtttaaaaagtggtcaaaatctttcatcagatgaacttgaaatttgaggccaaaatcggtccttaccggacctactcctttgtataaTAAATTG
It contains:
- the LOC139500507 gene encoding acetylcholine receptor subunit alpha-1-B-like; its protein translation is MDIILSIRFLFLCFILLYDVQCQSKSNIKQLYSDVFSNYQKSIVPNSDFSSPLNITVSIFLITITRFQEVDQTLDLAAGLSASWIDEDLSWNPSSYGNAQDIVVPLTDVWTPKFLLVNSVATYEPLGGDNANFATLENTGEVAIFVGDVLSSKCTTNIYKFPFDSQTCYLRFFVLSMTSKTVTLNPASNPVQLSFFTPNSDWSLQSYKGETSIWNGYSIFTFTLTLQRSPLYYTVLVCVPTILFGLLNPMVFLLPVESGERIGLSITILLSYAIFLSMVQTAIPATSNPMSLLLIIMVVTISLSGIILAFTIYISLLYHRDLKTKMNFFWRYIGTRKNTLTDVQPFTNDCEGENMKSWTETSPSWKDVCEGLDNIVMVISYCILFIINFAYFIAVLS